One genomic window of Peromyscus maniculatus bairdii isolate BWxNUB_F1_BW_parent chromosome 2, HU_Pman_BW_mat_3.1, whole genome shotgun sequence includes the following:
- the Pgd gene encoding 6-phosphogluconate dehydrogenase, decarboxylating, whose translation MDQADIALIGLAVMGQNLILNMNDHGFVVCVFNRTVSKVDDFLANEAKGTKVVGARSLQEMVSKLKKPRRVMLLVKAGRAVDDFIEKLVPLLDTGDIIIDGGNSEYRDTTRRCQNLKAKGILFVGSGVSGGEEGARYGPSLMPGGNKEAWPHIKTIFQAIAAKVGTGEPCCDWVGDEGAGHFVKMVHNGIEYGDMQLICEAYHLMKDVLGMRHEEMAQAFEEWNKTELDSFLIEITANILKFRDTDGKELLPKIRDSAGQKGTGKWTAVSALEYGMPVTLIGEAVFARCLSSLKEERVQASKTLKGPQQVQLEGSKESFLEDIRKALYASKIISYAQGFMLLRQAATEFGWTLNYGAIALMWRGGCIIRSVFLGKIKDAFERNPALQNLLLDDFFKSAVDNCQDSWRRVVSTGVQAGIPMPCFTTALSFYDGYRHKVLPANLIQAQRDYFGAHTYELLDKPGEFIHTNWTGHGGSVSSSAYNA comes from the exons atgGACCA AGCTGACATTGCACTGATTGGACTGGCTGTCATGGGCCAGAACTTAATTCTGAACATGAATGACCATGGATTTGTG GTCTGTGTTTTCAATAGGACCGTCTCCAAGGTTGATGACTTCTTGGCCAACGAGGCAAAGGGAACCAAAGTTGTTGGTGCCAGGTCCTTGCAGGAGATGGTCTCCAAGCTGAAGAAGCCTCGCCGAGTCATGCTTCTTGTGAAGGCTGGGCGAGCTGTCGATGATTTCATCGAGAAACTG GTACCATTGTTGGACACTGGTGATATCATCATCGATGGAGGAAATTCTGAATACCGGGATACAACA aGAAGATGCCAGAACCTCAAGGCCAAGGGGATCTTGTTTGTGGGGAGTGGAGTCAGTGGTGGTGAGGAAGGGGCTCGGTATGGGCCATCACTCATGCCAGGAGGGAACAAAGAGGCATG GCCCCACATCAAGACGATCTTCCAAGCCATCGCTGCAAAAGTAGGAACTGGAGAACCCTGCTGTGACTGG GTGGGGGACGAGGGGGCCGGGCACTTTGTGAAGATGGTGCACAATGGGATCGAGTATGGTGACATGCAGCTCATCTGTGAGGCTTACCACCTGATGAAGGACGTTCTGGGCATGCGGCACGAGGAGATGGCCCAG GCATTTGAGGAGTGGAACAAGACAGAGCTGGACTCCTTCCTGATTGAAATTACCGCTAATATCCTCAAATTCCGGGACACTGATGGCAAAGAGCTGTTACCAAAGATCCGGGACAGCGCTGGGCAGAAGGGCACTGGGAAGTGGACCGCCGTCTCAGCACTGGAGTACGGCATGCCTGTCACCCTCATTG GAGAAGCTGTCTTCGCTCGGTGCTTGTCCTCTCTGAAGGAGGAGCGAGTTCAAGCCAGCAAAACGCTGAAGGGCCCCCAGCAGGTCCAGCTGGAAGGCAGTAAGGAGTCATTCCTGGAGGACATTCGAAAG GCCCTGTATGCTTCCAAGATCATCTCCTATGCTCAAGGCTTTATGCTGCTCAGACAGGCAGCCACTGAGTTTGGCTGGACCCTCAATTATGGAGCCATTGCCCTCATGTGGAGAGGGGGCTGCATCATCAGAAG TGTATTCCTGGGAAAAATTAAAGATGCATTTGAACGAAACCCAGCACTTCAGAACCTGCTGCTAGATGACTTCTTTAAGTCAGCAGTTGACAACTGCCAG GACTCCTGGCGGCGGGTGGTCAGCACTGGGGTACAGGCAGGCATTCCCATGCCCTGCTTCACTACTGCCCTCTCCTTCTATGATGGGTACAGACATAAGGTGCTGCCAGCCAACCTCATCCAG GCTCAGCGGGATTACTTTGGGGCTCACACCTATGAACTCTTAGACAAACCAGGAGAATTCATCCATACCAACTGGACAGGCCACGGTGGCAGTGTATCATCCTCTGCATACAACGCCTAG